The proteins below are encoded in one region of Papilio machaon chromosome 27, ilPapMach1.1, whole genome shotgun sequence:
- the LOC106709807 gene encoding uncharacterized protein LOC106709807 produces MEAVQLIELQEELKQTLLKAQINFKKSPRERITTAYVEARLNTLELYWSKFTNNHDQIITKMDKSNKSQLEYFEEDVYSNVEENYYIYKGELNTTLQKLNPMPSASREECNFKQEDDVKCYSRDVKLPRITIPTFSGNYTEWKSFYDLFTSLIHNNGHLDDVQKLHYLKSSLSGEAETLLKGVPVTGDNYVEAWNILKKRYDNKRYVANCIFKKLFGQRNITQESAFNIKQLLDTSIECINALKHIGLPTEYWDAILIYIIVSKLDENSLKQWEETISADNTDDLVKLQKLTTFLETRFRTLEMIESTNFKSRTMKPKIFHATIEHKCSYCKGNHYIYNCKEFVKLSIEERYDFVQNNNLCFNCLIPNHPVIKCKQLTSCKICSKKHHSLIHPERKSIANMNSAETEQKDPKEKDSVVAAHFSGRKQPGQGVLLPTALIDVISDKNNSHVVRALLDQGSQASFITEKIVQALGLKKSKCHNEVVGIGEGNNKLYLKNTVTFKLRSRYDTTFNLIVHAFVLRSITTLLPTWGIKGSTCTFIKDLPLADATFNTPGRIDLLLGTDVYSKILDNGVVKGTDGVVAQFTRLGWILSGEVTDQKQNGQREVISMHIRALDNDLLKKFWEIEADLGSSKKILTKEEEICETIYKTTTKRDENGRYIVNLPLKQSPEETIVTCGNTKDQAMRRFTHLENRFKKNHSLKEEYQKVIKEYLELGHMVKIDEEAQCLYLPHHAIVREDRDTTKVRVVYDASAKGSNGYSLNDCMLIGPTLQPDLRTLLIKWRSYKVCIVGDIVKMYRQIKIAEEHSNLQCIVWRDEQEQPLQHYKLVTVTFGTAAAPFLAVRTLVQLAEDEGHKYHTASHILKDSFYMDDLMTGAETVEQAFKIYEEINSLLLDGGFEMQKWSSNSSELLNQMKNKSSCEIEKLTFKMDPIFKILGLTWNRSDWDEELPIDLINQWTKYREELSNLQTIKLPRWLKLHSKNKVVEIHGFADASTTAYAAVAYLRVITEENEVSVDLIAAKTKVAPLKQLSVPRLELCAAVLLTRLLNEVRNILNIPKENVFAGTDSMVVLSWLQPPPSKWKTYLSNQVSEIIQLMDNDKWYHLRPSENPVDPTSRGIIALELQTNELWWNGPSWLRKENILYEKKDIPSTELEIKKNDVKALHVSGEVSIWERFSNLNKLKRVLAYCRRMTFKKSEKKSTYLTTEELKIVMDRFILHYQDMCFSEEIQDLKQHNKVKRRSKLITLDPFVDRDGILRVGGRLNEASLSNDFKHPVIIPNKTHLMKLIIKDAHLKTMHGGPQLMMSYIRTKFWMFGLKSAVRQCARECTVCIRHKGTTYQQLMGQLPAMRVTPQRPFLNTGVDYAGPVLIKTSKGRGNKSTKGYICIFVCMCTKAIHLEVVSDLTSQGFIAAFRRFVARRGYCKNIWSDNGTNFIGAAKELKKMFIKTRASVIKDIAEILATEGTDWHFIPPKSPNFGGLWEAGVKSAKRHLTRVIGSATLTYEEMSTLLTQIEACLNSRPLFQLEGGEQNFLTPGHFLIGETLTSVPDHTDTNNCNINLLTRWQLLQRMTSQFWKRWQLEYLHTMQQRYKWYTRIPPPTIGDVVIIKEEDIPPTKWLLGRIIQLHPGPDQLVRVVTVKCKGDTILKRPLSKLIFLPKDTYF; encoded by the exons atggaGGCTGTTCAACTAATAGAATTACAAGAAGAACTGAAGCAAACTCTTTTAAAagctcaaataaattttaagaagTCGCCCCGTGAAAGAATTACAACGGCTTATGTGGAAGCAAGACTAAATACATTGGAGCTATATTGGAGTAAGTTTACAAACAACCATGATCAAATTATAACTAAGATGGACAAAAGCAATAAATCGCAACTTGAGTATTTCGAAGAAGATGTCTATAGTAATGtggaagaaaattattatatttacaaaggtGAGTTGAACacaacattacaaaaattgaATCCCATGCCATCCGCATCGAGAGAAGAATGCAACTTTAAGCAAGAAGACGATGTTAAGTGCTATAGTAGAGATGTCAAGCTACCACGTATTACAATACCGACATTTTCTGGCAATTATACTGAATGGAAGTCATTTTATGATTTGTTTACATCCTTGATTCATAACAATGGACACTTAGATGACGTGCAGAAGCTTCACTATCTCAAAAGTAGCTTGTCAGGAGAGGCAGAAACATTGCTTAAAGGAGTACCGGTAACCGGAGACAATTATGTAGAAGCgtggaacattttaaaaaagagaTATGATAACAAGAGGTATGTTgcgaattgtatttttaaaaaactttttggacaaagaaatattactCAAGAATCggcttttaatataaaacaattattagaCACGTCCATCGAATGCATCAATGCTTTGAAACATATTGGTTTGCCTACAGAATATTGGGacgcaatattaatttacataattgtttcaaaattaGACGAAAATAGCCTTAAACAGTGGGAAGAGACAATTAGTGCAGATAATACAGatgatttagtaaaattacagAAGCTAACAACATTTCTAGAAACAAGATTCAGGACCTTGGAAATGATTGAGAGTACCAACTTTAAGTCAAGGACAATGaaaccaaaaatatttcacgCAACTATTGAGCACAAATGTTCTTACTGTAAGGGAAATCATTATATATACAACTGCAaggaatttgtaaaattatccaTCGAGGAGAGGTATgattttgtacaaaacaataatttatgttttaattgtctTATTCCTAACCATcctgttattaaatgtaaacagcTTACgtcttgtaaaatatgtagCAAAAAGCATCATTCACTCATACATCCTGAAAGAAAAAGCATTGCAAATATGAACAGCGCAGAAACAGAACAGAAAGACCCGAAGGAGAAGGATTCAGTAGTAGCGGCACACTTCTCTGGAAGAAAACAACCCGGTCAAGGTGTATTGTTACCGACAGCTCTAATCGATGTTATTTCAGACAAGAATAACTCACACGTCGTACGGGCTCTACTTGATCAGGGGTCACAAGCCTCGTTTATCACTGAGAAGATAGTCCAAGCACTTGGtttgaaaaaatcaaaatgtcaCAACGAGGTCGTTGGCATAGGTGAAGGCAATAacaaactgtatttaaaaaatacagttactTTTAAGCTGAGATCGAGGTATGACACAACCTTCAACCTAATTGTCCATGCATTTGTTTTAAGATCCATAACAACCCTTTTACCAACCTGGGGTATAAAGGGGTCCACCtgtacttttataaaagatttaccGTTGGCAGATGCAACGTTTAATACTCCTGGTAGAATTGACTTATTATTAGGTACCGATGTATACAGTAAGATTCTAGACAATGGCGTAGTAAAAGGCACAGATGGTGTAGTAGCACAGTTTACTCGGTTAGGATGGATCCTGTCGGGTGAAGTCACGGATCAAAAACAAAACGGGCAAAGAGAAGTTATTAGTATGCACATCAGAGCATTAGATAATGATTTACTCAAGAAGTTTTGGGAGATAGAAGCAGACTTAGGAAgtagtaagaaaatattaacaaaggaAGAAGAGATATGTGagacaatatataaaactactaCAAAAAGAGACGAGAATGGAAGATATATCGTAAACCTTCCATTAAAACAATCTCCTGAAGAAACTATTGTAACATGCGGTAATACAAAGGATCAAGCCATGCGAAGATTTACACATTtagaaaatagatttaaaaagaatcATTCTCTAAAGGAAGAATATCAAAAGGTGATTAAGGAGTATTTAGAATTAGGACACATGGTTAAGATAGATGAAGAAGCACAATGTTTGTATTTACCACATCACGCAATTGTTAGAGAAGACAGAGATACCACAAAGGTACGAGTGGTATACGATGCCTCCGCGAAAGGTAGTAACGGTTATTCTCTCAATGATTGTATGCTAATTGGACCAACACTTCAACCCGATCTACGcactttactaattaaatggAGATCATACAAAGTTTGTATTGTAGGAGATATTGTTAAGATGtatagacaaataaaaatcgctgAAGAACACTCAAACTTACAATGCATCGTATGGCGCGACGAACAGGAACAACCTTTGCAACACTACAAATTAGTTACAGTTACATTCGGCACTGCGGCAGCGCCTTTCCTTGCTGTTCGGACTTTAGTTCAGTTAGCCGAGGATGAAGGTCATAAATATCATACCGCATCTCATATCTTAAAGGATTCTTTTTATATGGACGATCTGATGACAGGAGCAGAGACAGTAGAACAAGCATTTAAGATCTATGAAGAAATAAACAGTTTATTATTAGATGGAGGTTTTGAGATGCAAAAATGGTCCAGCAATTCAAGTGAGTTATTAAATCAGATGAAGAATAAGTCCAGTTGTGAGATAGAAaagttgacatttaaaatggaTCCTATATTCAAGATTCTAGGTTTGACATGGAATAg AAGTGATTGGGACGAGGAACTGCCAATTGATCTAATAAATCAATGGACTAAATATAGAGAGGAGCTGAGTAATTTACAAACTATTAAGTTACCAAGATGGTTGAAATTACATTCAAAGAATAAAGTCGTGGAGATACATGGATTTGCAGATGCCTCAACAACTGCATATGCTGCAGTTGCGTACCTGAGAGTAATTACAGAAGAAAATGAAGTGAGTGTTGATTTAATAGCTGCCAAAACTAAAGTAGCtccattaaaacaattatctgTTCCAAGATTGGAATTATGTGCTGCTGTACTACTAACACGCTTGCTGAATGaagtaagaaatattttgaatattccTAAAGAAAATGTCTTCGCCGGGACGGATTCCATGGTAGTTCTGTCTTGGCTGCAGCCACCGCCAAGCAAATGGAAAACTTATTTAAGCAATCAAGTTTCAGAAATTATACAGTTAATGGATAATGATAAATGGTATCACTTAAGGCCTTCGGAGAATCCAGTTGATCCCACTTCTCGTGGAATTATTGCACTAGAGTtacaaacaaatgaattatGGTGGAATGGACCGAGCTGgctaagaaaagaaaacattttgtacGAAAAGAAAGACATTCCATCGACAGAATTAGAAATCAAGAAAAATGACGTTAAGGCACTACATGTTTCAGGTGAAGTTTCTATATGGGAAAGATTTtctaacttaaataaactaaaaagagTATTAGCATACTGCCGGAGAATGACGTTTAAGAAATCGGAGAAGAAATCTACTTATTTAACTACTGAAGAATTGAAAATCGTAATGGACAGATTTATATTACACTACCAGGATATGTGCTTTagtgaagaaattcaagaCTTGAAACAACACAATAAGGTGAAAAGGAGAAGTAAACTGATTACTTTAGATCCATTTGTTGACAGAGATGGCATATTGAGAGTAGGAGGCAGGTTGAATGAGGCCAGTTTGTCAAATGATTTTAAACATCCGGTTATTATACCTAACAAGACTCACCTCATGAAGTTGATAATAAAGGATGCACATCTTAAAACAATGCATGGAGGTCCGCAGTTAATGATGTCATACATTAGAACAAAGTTTTGGATGTTTGGGCTAAAATCTGCAGTACGACAATGCGCAAGAGAATGTACAGTTTGTATTAGACATAAAGGTACAACTTATCAGCAACTAATGGGTCAGCTGCCTGCTATGCGTGTTACACCACAAAGACCTTTCCTAAACACTGGCGTTGATTATGCTGGTCCTGTGCTGATCAAGACATCAAAAGGGAGAGGAAACAAATCTACAAAGGGTTACATATGTATCTTTGTGTGCATGTGCACGAAAGCAATACATTTGGAAGTCGTTTCAGATCTTACATCGCAAGGATTTATAGCGGCGTTTCGTCGATTTGTTGCCCGAAGAGGTTACTGTAAGAATATATGGAGTGATAATGGTACAAATTTCATCGGAGCAGCaaaagaattaaagaaaatgtttataaagacTCGCGCAAGTGTCATCAAAGATATAGCAGAAATATTAGCTACAGAAGGTACAGATTGGCATTTTATACCGCCAAAATCACCTAATTTTGGAGGACTTTGGGAAGCGGGGGTGAAGTCGGCCAAAAGACATTTAACAAGGGTAATTGGATCAGCTACATTAACTTATGAAGAGATGTCAACACTGTTAACACAAATCGAAGCTTGCTTGAACAGTAGACCATTATTTCAACTGGAGGGTGGAGAGCAGAATTTTCTAACTCCAGGTCATTTCTTAATTGGAGAAACTCTAACAAGCGTACCAGATCACACCGATACCAATAACTGCAACATAAATCTTCTTACGAGGTGGCAACTTTTACAAAGGATGACATCCCAATTTTGGAAACGTTGGCAGTTAGAGTACTTGCATACAATGCAACAAAGATATAAGTGGTATACCAGAATTCCACCACCGACTATTGGAGACGTTGTCATTATAAAAGAAGAGGATATCCCGCCAACGAAATGGTTACTCGGTCGAATAATTCAGCTACATCCAGGACCTGATCAACTAGTACGAGTCGTGACAGTAAAGTGTAAAGGGGACACGATTCTAAAACGACcgttatcaaaattaatattcttgCCCAAAGATACTTATTTTTAG
- the LOC106708496 gene encoding beclin-1-like protein: MSDSKSYVNFSCQRCLQPLKLDESLNNLGEHTIADLTLQIRRNNEVDLDLQSASLEHYVPPFRMSESGNGANGFMVISDGWETTSLGHQLHVKATLFDLLSNNSDVDHPLCDECTDTLLELMDNQLRLTEAEWKDYNDYLKKLEDDKEDLNLEGLEKELEDWKQEQNRLLEELSSLQKEEKAMKEEIDVQEKEKERLEKEQDVYWREYTKYRKDLMTTEDQMKFYECQLSYTQSQLEKLKKTNVFKATFHISDSGQFGIINNFRLGRLPTAPVDWSEINAAWGQTVLLLSSLARKINFCFQRYRLVPFGNHSYIEVLEDQKVLPLYGSGGFRFLWDTKFDAAMVAFLDCLQQFKEQVEKGNTGFCLPYRIDKGKIEDTASPPHAYSIKIQFNSEEHWTKALKYMLTNLKWALTWISSQFSEDKTDEH; encoded by the exons atGAGTGACTCCAAATCTTATGTAAATTTCTCATGCCAGCGTTGCCTACAACCTCTGAAGTTAGACGAATCCTTGAATAATCTTGGGGAACACACCATAGCAGATTTAACACTTCAAATAAGAAGAAATAATGAGGTGGATTTAGATTTGCAATCTGCGAGCTTGGAGCACTATGTACCACCTTTTCGTATGTCAGAGTCag gtaATGGAGCCAATGGTTTTATGGTCATATCAGATGGCTGGGAAACAACATCATTAGGTCATCAGTTACACGTAAAAGCTACATTATTTGATTTACTATCAAACAATTCGGATGTTGATCATCCACTTTGTGATGAATGCACAGATACACTTCTAGAATTAATGGACAATCAATTACGTTTAACTGAAGCGGAGTGGAAAGATTACaacgattatttaaaaaaacttgaagaCGATAAAGAAGATTTGAATTTGGAAGGCCTAGAAAAAGAATTGGAAGACTGGAAGCAAGAACAGAATAGATTATTAGAAGAATTATCATCTTTACAAAAAGAAGAGAAGGCTATGAAGGAAGAAATCGACGTACAAGAAAAGGAGAAAGAGCGTTTAGAGAAAGAACAAGATGTATACTGGAGAGAGTACACAAAGTATCGTAAAGATTTAATGACAACCGAAGATCagatgaaattttatgaatgTCAGTTGTCATACACACAGTCACAATTagaaaaactaaagaaaactAACGTCTTTAAGGCAACATTTCATATATCTGATTCCGGTCAATTTGGTATTATAAACAACTTTAGGTTAGGTAGATTGCCCACAGCACCGGTAGATTGGTCAGAAATAAATGCAGCGTGGGGACAAACTGTTTTACTTCTGTCTTCTTTAGCGaggaaaattaatttctgtttCCAAAGGTACCGATTGGTACCATTCGGTAACCATTCATATATTGAAGTATTAGAGGATCAAAAGGTTTTACCATTGTATGGATCCGGAGGTTTTAGATTCTTATGGGATACTAAATTTGATGCGGCAATGGTAGCCTTCTTAGATTGCTTGCAACAATTTAAAGAACAAGTTGAAAAGGGTAACACTGGGTTTTGTTTACCTTATAGGATAGATAAAGGTAAAATAGAAGACACAGCGTCCCCACCTCATGCTTATTcgattaaaattcaatttaattcagAAGAACATTGGACGAAGGCGTTGAAATATATGTTAACGAATTTGAAATGGGCGTTAACTTGGATTTCATCACAATTCAGTGAGGATAAAACTGATGAACACtaa
- the LOC106708495 gene encoding homeobox protein unc-39: MKSTNMESCSDRLSPCSDLTSESETSLPPFPYDNQINNYYTQTEVGGKHLYSCKQKNEEKKDFIQENNKLFENYLTGKKHLIFDVKLPSTQENFFSQIEGEDRTRSGYFNEIQNIKSCVQNENNLNISDVEVAPAVNYENVNNVLNDRERVPPSFFAENEDNNMVGCFSFNSEQVQCVCEALQQRGDIEKLAAFLWSLPPNELLRGNDTVLRARALVAYHRGVFQELYAILESHTFSPRHHSGLQDLWYKAHYKEAQKVRGRPLGAVDKYRLRKKYPLPKTIWDGEETVYCFKEKSRNALKDCYYRNRYPTPDEKKALAAKTGLTLTQVSNWFKNRRQRDRTPQQPNRPEMLVPAQYVGPQGGLSQTFLQNPYYHKLQDASHYLHGGAS; this comes from the exons ATGAAATCCACCAACATGGAGTCCTGTTCGGACCGTTTGAGTCCTTGCAGTGATCTGACAAGCGAATCCGAAACCTCCCTCCCGCCATTTCCTTAcgataatcaaattaataattattacacgCAAACAGAAGTTGGaggaaaacatttatattcatgcaaacaaaaaaacgAAGAGAAAAAAGACTTTAttcaagaaaataataaattattcgaaAACTACTTGACTGGAAAGAAACATTTGATATTTGATGTCAAATTACCATCGACacaagaaaactttttttcgcAAATCGAAGGCGAAGATAGGACGCGTTCGGGATATTTTAACGAAATACAGAATATAAAAAGCTGCGTTCAAAatgagaataatttaaatatatcagaCGTGGAAGTTGCGCCGGCAGTTAATTacgaaaatgttaataatgttttaaacgataGAGAGCGAGTTCCGCCATCTTTTTTCGCTGAAAatgaagataataatatggttggttgttttagttttaattctgAACAAGTGCAGTGCGTCTGTGAGGCATTGCAACAAAGAGGTGATATAGAAAAATTGGCGGCATTTCTATGGAGTTTGCCGCCAAATGAACTACTACGGGGAAATGACACCGTATTGAg AGCACGTGCCTTAGTAGCGTACCATAGAGGTGTGTTTCAAGAGCTCTATGCGATCCTAGAGTCGCACACTTTCTCACCAAGACACCACTCCGGTCTACAAGATCTGTGGTACAAAGCACATTATAAAGAAGCTCAGAAAGTACGCGGACGGCCATTAG gTGCAGTTGACAAATAtagattaagaaaaaagtatCCACTGCCGAAGACGATATGGGACGGCGAGGAAACTGTTTACTGCTTCAAAGAGAAAAGTCGGAATGCGTTGAAAGACTGCTATTATAGAAACAG atACCCCACACCTGATGAGAAGAAAGCTCTCGCTGCTAAGACAGGTCTGACCCTCACGCAGGTCTCGAACTGGTTCAAGAATCGACGTCAGAGGGACAGGACTCCGCAGCAACCGAACAGACC TGAAATGTTAGTGCCTGCGCAATACGTCGGGCCTCAAGGAGGTTTGTCACAGACTTTCCTACAAAATCCATATTATCACAAGCTGCAAGACGCATCTCATTATCTTCATGGCGGTGCATCCTGA